A single region of the Halobacterium wangiae genome encodes:
- a CDS encoding type B DNA-directed DNA polymerase — protein sequence MAYAFDVDEDGVTAWHLTADGARAERDTDYRPTVFVHATDGVLGSLADALADDPKVAELRWVERFLDLHADDRTEVLAVDVDRVREVRTLAREVRERHERGRAPGTFRLYNVDLSPGFRYCVETGTDPTPARELRTLAVRTTARALADGDLTELRIDGERVAGDEPAVLRTLATRIERENPDVLVVSHGGLLDLVADRASKVGVSLQWGREAGGVTQLSGANTYESYGRTGHSPARYTVPGRAVLDESNSFLWGQSGLAGLRYLVERSWKPIEEAGWASIGNVLTAMQTREALDRGVLVPWNKWEPEQFTDARTLHAADRGGTTLAPEVGRHEDVYAVDFASLYPTIIREYNVSPDTVLCECHPDRTVVPELDYNLCPERGFLADVLGPLLDDRAEIKRELAAEGGGDDDERLEAESAAIKWVLVSCFGYQGYRNSKFGRIECHEAINAYARDILFSAKEALEAAGWHVVHAIVDSVWVTPGDDPEPLDAVCERVTDDLRVRLERDGHYDWVCFVPRRDGGGGALTSYFGKVAGADDYKLRGVEARRRSTPPFVADCQREWLRVLDRGDPGVVVDALSRDLATLRAGDVAPADLVVTRRASKPAGEYDRETRTVGALRRYEAHGIERHPGQSVEYVVVADDADGRRRVRLPFEDCADYDADHYADRLVRAAATVLSPFGWDRSRVERELRGTRDVTLSSF from the coding sequence ATGGCGTACGCCTTCGACGTGGACGAGGACGGCGTGACGGCGTGGCACCTCACCGCGGACGGGGCGCGCGCCGAACGCGACACCGACTACCGGCCGACCGTGTTCGTCCACGCCACCGACGGCGTGCTCGGGTCGCTCGCGGACGCGCTCGCAGACGACCCGAAGGTCGCCGAACTCCGCTGGGTCGAGCGTTTCCTCGACCTGCACGCCGACGACCGGACGGAGGTGCTGGCGGTGGACGTCGACCGCGTCCGGGAGGTCCGGACGCTCGCCCGGGAGGTGCGCGAGCGCCATGAGCGCGGCCGCGCCCCCGGCACGTTCCGGCTGTACAACGTCGACCTCTCGCCCGGATTCCGGTACTGCGTGGAGACGGGGACGGACCCGACGCCCGCCCGCGAGTTGCGCACGCTCGCGGTGCGGACGACAGCCCGCGCGCTCGCCGACGGCGACCTCACCGAACTCCGGATCGACGGCGAGCGCGTCGCGGGCGACGAACCAGCCGTCCTGCGCACGCTGGCGACCCGCATCGAGCGCGAGAACCCCGACGTGCTGGTGGTGAGCCACGGTGGTCTCCTCGACCTCGTCGCCGACCGCGCGAGCAAGGTCGGGGTGTCGCTGCAGTGGGGCCGCGAGGCGGGCGGCGTCACCCAGCTCTCGGGCGCGAACACGTACGAGAGCTACGGGCGCACCGGCCACTCGCCCGCCCGGTACACGGTGCCGGGGCGGGCCGTCCTGGACGAGTCCAACAGCTTCCTCTGGGGACAGTCCGGCCTCGCTGGCCTGCGCTACCTCGTCGAGCGCTCGTGGAAGCCCATCGAGGAGGCCGGGTGGGCGAGCATCGGGAACGTCCTCACCGCGATGCAGACCCGGGAGGCCCTCGACCGCGGCGTGCTGGTGCCGTGGAACAAGTGGGAACCCGAGCAGTTCACCGACGCGCGCACGCTCCACGCGGCGGACCGCGGCGGCACGACGCTCGCGCCGGAGGTCGGCCGCCACGAGGACGTGTACGCGGTGGACTTCGCGTCGCTGTACCCGACCATCATCCGCGAGTACAACGTCAGCCCCGACACCGTGCTCTGTGAGTGCCACCCCGACCGGACGGTGGTGCCGGAACTCGACTACAACCTCTGTCCGGAGCGTGGCTTCCTCGCGGACGTGCTCGGCCCGCTGCTCGACGACCGCGCCGAGATCAAGCGCGAACTGGCGGCAGAGGGCGGCGGCGACGACGACGAGCGCCTGGAGGCCGAGTCGGCGGCCATCAAGTGGGTGCTGGTGTCGTGTTTCGGCTACCAGGGCTACCGGAACAGCAAGTTCGGTCGCATCGAGTGCCACGAGGCCATCAACGCCTACGCGCGAGACATCCTCTTCTCGGCGAAGGAGGCCCTGGAGGCCGCCGGCTGGCACGTCGTCCACGCCATCGTCGACAGCGTCTGGGTGACGCCAGGCGACGACCCGGAGCCACTGGACGCCGTCTGCGAGCGCGTTACCGACGACCTGCGCGTCCGCCTCGAACGCGACGGCCACTACGACTGGGTCTGTTTCGTACCGCGACGCGACGGCGGCGGTGGCGCGCTCACGTCGTACTTCGGGAAGGTCGCTGGGGCAGACGACTACAAACTCCGGGGCGTGGAGGCGCGGCGCCGCTCGACGCCGCCGTTCGTCGCGGACTGCCAGCGCGAGTGGCTGCGCGTCCTCGACCGCGGCGACCCGGGCGTCGTGGTGGACGCGCTCTCCCGGGACCTCGCGACGCTCCGCGCGGGCGACGTGGCTCCCGCGGACCTCGTGGTGACGCGGCGCGCGTCGAAGCCAGCGGGCGAGTACGACCGGGAGACGCGCACGGTCGGGGCGCTCCGCCGGTACGAGGCACACGGCATCGAGCGCCACCCGGGACAGAGCGTCGAGTACGTGGTCGTGGCCGACGACGCGGACGGCCGGCGACGCGTCCGTCTCCCGTTCGAGGACTGCGCGGACTACGACGCCGACCACTACGCCGACCGCCTCGTGCGCGCCGCAGCGACCGTACTCTCGCCGTTCGGTTGGGACCGCTCGCGTGTGGAGCGCGAGTTACGGGGGACGCGCGACGTCACGCTGTCGTCGTTCTGA
- a CDS encoding RDD family protein, which translates to MTGSGDLDHCGVGIRGVAVAIDSFVWFVLLFVAVFPVAAVTGDVSTSGGTTNADLSGTPAVVALALWLALGVGYHALLEWRYGRTVGKYLVKIRATSADGSSLSLREAVVRNALRLVDWLPLCYAVGIAAVLTSGRAQRLGDRVADTVVVRD; encoded by the coding sequence ATGACCGGTTCGGGCGACCTCGACCACTGCGGTGTGGGCATCCGCGGCGTGGCGGTGGCCATCGACTCGTTCGTCTGGTTCGTGCTCCTGTTCGTCGCCGTGTTTCCGGTCGCCGCCGTCACCGGCGACGTCTCGACGTCCGGCGGGACGACGAACGCAGACCTGAGCGGGACGCCCGCCGTCGTCGCACTGGCGCTGTGGCTCGCACTCGGCGTCGGTTACCACGCGCTGCTGGAGTGGCGGTACGGCAGGACGGTCGGGAAGTACCTCGTGAAGATCCGTGCGACGAGCGCGGACGGGTCGTCGCTCTCGCTCCGGGAGGCGGTGGTGCGCAACGCACTGCGCCTCGTCGACTGGCTCCCGCTGTGCTACGCTGTCGGCATCGCTGCCGTCCTCACGTCGGGCCGTGCGCAGCGACTCGGCGACCGCGTCGCCGACACTGTCGTCGTCCGAGACTGA
- the pyrI gene encoding aspartate carbamoyltransferase regulatory subunit, translated as MTDTKLRVSKIQSGTVVDHVTAGAALHVLSLLGIDGHDDATVSLGMNVPSDRMGRKDVVKVEGRELSDSELEVLSLIAPEATINIIRDYDVVEKRQVERPDRVTDVLRCPNRDCITNAGEPVQAAFAVLDDGLRCEYCGEIVREDVTDYLQN; from the coding sequence ATGACAGACACAAAACTCCGCGTCTCGAAGATCCAGAGCGGCACCGTCGTCGACCACGTCACCGCCGGCGCGGCCCTCCACGTGCTCTCACTGCTGGGCATCGACGGCCACGACGACGCGACCGTCAGCCTCGGCATGAACGTCCCCTCCGACCGGATGGGGCGCAAGGACGTGGTGAAAGTCGAGGGCCGGGAGCTCAGCGACTCCGAACTGGAGGTGCTGTCGCTCATCGCACCGGAGGCCACCATCAACATCATCCGGGACTACGACGTGGTCGAGAAGCGCCAGGTCGAACGCCCCGACCGGGTCACCGACGTCCTGCGCTGTCCGAACCGCGACTGCATCACGAACGCCGGCGAACCCGTCCAGGCGGCGTTCGCCGTGCTCGACGACGGGCTCCGCTGTGAGTACTGCGGCGAGATCGTCCGCGAGGACGTCACCGACTACCTGCAGAACTGA
- the pyrB gene encoding aspartate carbamoyltransferase — MRHDHLLTAKQLSRADVETVLDRAAEFDADLEGASDLHAGKLLALCFFEPSTRTKMSFEAAAKRLGGDVVDMGSVESSSVKKGESLADTVRVVEGYADALVLRHPKQGAAKLASDYVDVPVVNAGDGAGHHPSQTLLDLYTIREQAGLEDLSIGIMGDLKYGRTVHSLAHALTNFDVRQHFVSPESLRLPRSVRYDLHEAGAQVREHEELEDVLPNLDVLYVTRIQRERFPDEDEYEAVAGEYRITAETLEAAKDDLAVMHPLPRVDEIAAEVDDSPNATYFEQAHNGVPVRMALLDLLL; from the coding sequence ATGCGTCACGACCACCTCCTCACCGCCAAACAGCTCTCCCGGGCCGACGTCGAGACGGTGCTCGACAGGGCTGCGGAGTTCGACGCGGACCTCGAGGGTGCGAGCGACCTGCACGCGGGGAAGTTGCTCGCGCTCTGCTTCTTCGAACCGAGCACGCGCACGAAGATGAGTTTCGAGGCGGCCGCCAAGCGCCTCGGCGGCGACGTCGTCGACATGGGCTCCGTCGAGTCGTCGTCGGTGAAGAAGGGCGAGTCGCTCGCGGACACCGTCCGGGTCGTCGAGGGGTACGCCGACGCCCTCGTCCTGCGCCACCCGAAGCAGGGCGCCGCGAAACTCGCCAGCGACTACGTCGACGTGCCGGTCGTGAACGCCGGCGACGGCGCCGGTCACCACCCGAGCCAGACGCTGCTGGACCTCTACACCATCCGCGAGCAGGCGGGCCTCGAGGACCTCTCGATCGGCATCATGGGCGACCTGAAGTACGGCCGGACGGTCCACTCGCTGGCGCACGCGCTCACGAACTTCGACGTCCGCCAGCACTTCGTCAGCCCCGAGAGCCTCCGCCTCCCGCGGAGTGTCCGCTACGACCTCCACGAGGCCGGCGCGCAGGTCCGCGAACACGAGGAACTCGAGGACGTGTTGCCGAACCTCGACGTGCTCTACGTGACGCGCATCCAGCGCGAGCGGTTCCCGGACGAGGACGAGTACGAGGCGGTCGCCGGCGAGTACCGCATCACCGCCGAGACGCTGGAGGCGGCGAAGGACGACCTGGCGGTGATGCACCCCCTCCCGCGCGTCGACGAGATTGCTGCCGAGGTCGACGACAGCCCGAACGCGACGTACTTCGAACAGGCACACAACGGCGTCCCGGTCCGAATGGCCCTCCTCGACCTCCTGCTATGA
- a CDS encoding RAD55 family ATPase, whose protein sequence is MARRLSTGIDVLDRELGGGVPAGTVVAYEAPPASQGELLLYELTRPRPTLYLTTDRTEQAVRDAFEATNAPTGDPQFGYIPGADSLENARRAFRSVPEESTVVIDPADALERADRGRYENFLNELGNHMRNVGGVAVLHCLDTDHEGPLRGTTEHMVDVVFQLQVEENSGEVETTLTVPKFRGGSALDAPIKLNLRERVQVDTSRDIA, encoded by the coding sequence ATGGCCAGGCGGCTCTCGACGGGCATCGACGTGCTCGACCGAGAACTGGGTGGCGGGGTGCCGGCAGGGACGGTGGTCGCGTACGAGGCGCCTCCCGCGAGCCAGGGGGAGCTACTGCTGTACGAGCTCACCCGGCCGCGACCGACGCTGTACCTCACCACCGACCGCACCGAGCAGGCCGTCCGCGACGCCTTCGAGGCGACGAACGCGCCGACGGGCGACCCCCAGTTCGGCTACATCCCGGGCGCGGACTCCCTAGAGAACGCTCGCCGCGCGTTCCGCAGCGTCCCCGAGGAGTCCACCGTCGTCATCGACCCTGCGGACGCGCTGGAACGCGCCGACCGGGGCCGCTACGAGAACTTCCTCAACGAACTCGGCAACCACATGCGGAACGTCGGCGGCGTCGCCGTCCTCCACTGCCTCGACACCGACCACGAGGGGCCGCTGCGCGGCACCACCGAGCACATGGTGGACGTGGTGTTCCAGTTGCAGGTCGAGGAGAACAGCGGCGAGGTCGAGACGACGCTCACCGTGCCGAAGTTCCGCGGCGGGAGCGCGCTCGACGCACCGATAAAGCTGAACCTCCGCGAGCGCGTGCAGGTCGACACGAGTCGCGACATCGCGTAG
- a CDS encoding FKBP-type peptidyl-prolyl cis-trans isomerase, whose product MSDESEADMADESDAEQGGFQEGDFVELSYTAFTVDSEDLVDTTDEETAEEEGVDTEERDFSPRTIVIGEGHIFDAVEDDIVGKEVGDSGTVVVEQAFGEYDDDQVRTVSAQKIPEDERYPGAHVDIDGQQGHVEAVIGGRARVDFNHPLAGEDVEYDYEIVGETEDRVEKAKGLMQMYFDVDLDMHIETDEVEEEVEGDDEDEESETETVEKETLYIEQSPQLQFNQQWMMGKQQILNEFIEMLDLDRVIVQEIIDGQPAGMPGMMGGMGGMGGGEDLGEIEDALEDADVDADEIVEELEAEDDEE is encoded by the coding sequence ATGAGCGACGAATCCGAGGCCGACATGGCCGATGAATCCGACGCTGAACAGGGCGGCTTCCAGGAGGGCGACTTCGTCGAACTCTCCTACACCGCCTTCACGGTCGACAGCGAGGATCTCGTGGACACGACCGACGAGGAGACCGCCGAGGAGGAGGGCGTCGACACCGAGGAGCGCGACTTCTCCCCGCGCACCATTGTGATCGGCGAGGGTCACATCTTCGACGCCGTCGAGGACGACATCGTCGGCAAGGAGGTCGGTGACTCGGGCACCGTCGTCGTCGAGCAGGCATTCGGCGAGTACGACGACGACCAGGTCCGCACCGTCAGCGCCCAGAAGATCCCCGAGGACGAGCGCTACCCCGGTGCACACGTCGACATCGACGGCCAGCAGGGCCACGTCGAGGCCGTCATCGGCGGCCGCGCCCGCGTCGACTTCAATCACCCGCTCGCCGGTGAGGACGTCGAGTACGACTACGAGATCGTCGGCGAGACCGAGGACCGCGTCGAGAAGGCGAAGGGCCTGATGCAGATGTACTTCGACGTCGACCTCGACATGCACATCGAGACCGACGAGGTTGAGGAGGAAGTCGAAGGCGACGACGAGGACGAGGAGTCGGAGACGGAGACCGTCGAGAAGGAGACGCTGTACATCGAGCAGTCCCCGCAGCTCCAGTTCAACCAGCAGTGGATGATGGGCAAGCAGCAGATCCTCAACGAGTTCATCGAGATGCTCGACCTCGACCGAGTCATCGTCCAGGAGATCATCGACGGCCAGCCCGCGGGCATGCCCGGCATGATGGGTGGCATGGGCGGTATGGGCGGCGGCGAGGACCTCGGTGAGATCGAGGACGCCCTCGAGGACGCCGACGTCGACGCCGACGAGATCGTCGAAGAACTCGAAGCCGAAGACGACGAGGAGTAA
- the cyaB gene encoding class IV adenylate cyclase — protein MYEVEVKVPADLAGVRERLADAGAERVATVAQADTYFDAPHRSFAETDEALRVRRVATAVPGFERDRPLPALVDDVLDGEYGERGESRVTYKGPLVETESKTREEFETVVDDGDTMRELLGRLGFEPAATVRKLREKHILGEFAVLLDAVENVGEYVEVETEVPDEDAVEAAREAAYELLESLGLDPDEQVRTSYLGLQLEDA, from the coding sequence ATGTACGAAGTGGAGGTGAAGGTGCCCGCCGACCTCGCTGGGGTGCGCGAGCGACTCGCGGACGCCGGGGCGGAGCGCGTCGCGACCGTCGCCCAGGCGGACACGTACTTCGACGCACCGCACCGGTCGTTCGCGGAGACGGACGAAGCGCTCCGCGTACGGCGAGTGGCGACGGCGGTGCCGGGGTTCGAGCGCGACCGGCCGCTGCCGGCGCTCGTCGACGACGTCCTCGACGGCGAGTACGGCGAGCGTGGGGAGTCCCGCGTGACCTACAAGGGGCCGCTCGTCGAGACCGAGTCGAAGACCCGCGAGGAGTTCGAGACGGTCGTCGACGACGGCGACACGATGCGCGAACTGCTCGGGCGACTCGGCTTCGAACCGGCAGCGACCGTCCGGAAACTCCGCGAGAAGCACATTCTGGGCGAGTTCGCCGTCCTCCTGGACGCGGTCGAGAACGTCGGCGAGTACGTCGAGGTGGAGACCGAAGTCCCCGACGAGGACGCCGTCGAAGCGGCCCGGGAGGCCGCCTACGAACTCCTCGAGTCGCTCGGCCTCGACCCCGACGAGCAGGTCCGCACGTCGTACCTCGGCCTGCAGCTCGAAGATGCGTAG
- a CDS encoding methionine adenosyltransferase, translating to MTERNIQVQSLDRGAVEDETVEIVERKGLGHPDSICDGIAEHVCEALARAYLDRVGEVLHFNTDETQLVAGRAAPAFGGGEVIEPIYILVVGRATSHYVDEDGTEYHIPVDSIALEAARDYLGEHLPNLDLETDVIVDVKLGEGSGDLQEVFVEDGPDVPMANDTSFGVGHAPLTETERVVYETERSLNGAYGEDTPAVGEDVKVMGKREDDHIDITVAAALVDTYVPNMEAYEAEIEAIRQHVEELASEYTDRDVTVHVNTADDYDAGSIYLTTTGTSAEQGDDGSVGRGNRANGLITPNRSMSMEATSGKNPVNHIGKIYNLLSTKIAESVVAEVAGIRDLRVRLLSQIGRPIDQPHVADVHVVTEDGVTIPDVEPEVEAIVDDELASVTDITQRVIDGELDTF from the coding sequence ATGACCGAGCGGAACATCCAGGTGCAGTCGCTCGACCGTGGAGCGGTCGAGGACGAAACCGTCGAGATCGTCGAACGAAAGGGGCTCGGCCACCCGGACTCCATCTGTGACGGCATCGCCGAGCACGTCTGCGAGGCCCTGGCTCGCGCCTACCTCGACCGCGTCGGCGAAGTCCTCCACTTCAACACGGACGAGACCCAGCTCGTCGCCGGCCGTGCCGCGCCCGCCTTCGGTGGCGGCGAAGTCATCGAACCCATCTACATCCTCGTCGTCGGCCGCGCCACCAGCCACTACGTGGACGAGGACGGCACCGAGTACCACATCCCCGTCGACAGCATCGCGCTGGAGGCCGCCCGCGACTACCTCGGCGAGCACCTCCCGAACCTCGACCTCGAGACCGACGTCATCGTCGACGTGAAACTCGGCGAGGGCTCCGGGGACCTCCAGGAGGTCTTCGTCGAGGACGGCCCCGACGTCCCGATGGCCAACGACACCTCCTTCGGCGTCGGCCACGCACCCCTGACGGAGACCGAACGCGTCGTCTACGAGACCGAGCGTTCGCTCAACGGCGCCTACGGCGAGGACACCCCCGCGGTCGGCGAGGACGTCAAGGTGATGGGGAAACGCGAGGACGACCACATCGACATCACCGTCGCCGCCGCGCTCGTCGACACCTACGTCCCGAACATGGAGGCCTACGAGGCCGAGATCGAGGCCATTCGCCAGCACGTCGAGGAACTCGCGAGCGAGTACACCGACCGCGACGTCACCGTCCACGTCAACACCGCCGACGACTACGACGCCGGCTCGATCTACCTCACCACCACCGGCACGAGCGCCGAACAGGGCGACGACGGCTCCGTCGGCCGCGGCAACCGTGCGAACGGCCTCATCACGCCCAACCGCTCGATGAGCATGGAAGCGACCTCCGGGAAGAACCCGGTCAACCACATCGGGAAGATCTACAACCTGCTCTCCACCAAGATTGCCGAGAGCGTCGTCGCCGAGGTGGCGGGCATCCGCGACCTCCGGGTCCGGCTGCTCTCCCAGATCGGCCGCCCCATCGACCAGCCACACGTCGCCGACGTCCACGTCGTCACGGAAGACGGCGTCACCATCCCCGACGTCGAACCCGAGGTCGAGGCCATCGTCGACGACGAACTCGCCAGCGTCACCGACATCACACAGCGCGTCATCGACGGCGAATTGGATACCTTCTGA
- a CDS encoding tRNA sulfurtransferase: protein MLPPGADSVVVRHGDVGVKSSQVQANMETTLRENLVAMLGARGVPGTVEREWGRLLVRTSDPTAAADAAADTFGVVSASPAVSVAPEMEAITDALADAAREHYDGGAFAVDARRAGEHDFDSHDVNREGGDAVWQAVEGEFDPEVDLDDPDLTFSVEVRQEEAFVFLETRDGPGGMPLGTQKPLVALVSGGIDSPVAAWEAMKRGSPVVPLYLDLGRFGGPDHRARAEETARRLAEFAPGEDYRLRVAPAGDAVQRLTERTGRTRMLSYRRFMYRVAEHVAEDVGAVGIVTGEAMGQKSSQTAANFAVVDGATALPIHRPLFSLDKQEIIARAREIGTYRDSTLDVGCNRLAPSQPLTAAPAESVRKDEPDDLFEWAREVADAVERPAEVEA from the coding sequence ATGCTACCACCCGGTGCGGACTCCGTGGTCGTCCGACACGGCGACGTGGGGGTGAAGTCGAGCCAGGTGCAGGCGAACATGGAGACGACGCTCCGGGAGAACCTCGTGGCGATGCTGGGTGCCCGTGGCGTTCCGGGGACCGTCGAGCGAGAGTGGGGTCGACTGCTCGTTCGTACGTCCGACCCAACTGCAGCAGCGGACGCTGCAGCGGATACGTTCGGTGTCGTGTCCGCCAGTCCCGCGGTCTCCGTAGCGCCGGAGATGGAGGCCATCACGGACGCGCTCGCCGACGCCGCCCGCGAACACTACGACGGCGGCGCGTTCGCGGTGGACGCACGCCGCGCCGGCGAACACGACTTCGACAGCCACGACGTCAACCGCGAGGGTGGGGACGCCGTCTGGCAGGCCGTCGAAGGCGAGTTCGACCCCGAAGTCGACCTCGACGACCCCGACCTGACGTTCTCCGTGGAGGTCCGCCAGGAGGAGGCGTTCGTCTTCCTCGAGACCCGCGACGGCCCGGGTGGGATGCCGCTCGGAACCCAGAAACCGCTGGTCGCGCTTGTCTCTGGCGGCATCGACTCGCCGGTCGCCGCGTGGGAGGCGATGAAACGCGGGTCGCCCGTCGTTCCGCTCTACCTCGACCTGGGACGGTTCGGCGGCCCCGACCACCGCGCTCGCGCCGAGGAGACCGCGCGGCGACTCGCCGAGTTCGCGCCTGGCGAGGACTACCGCCTGCGCGTCGCACCCGCCGGGGACGCCGTGCAGCGACTCACCGAGCGGACCGGCCGCACGCGGATGCTCTCCTACCGCCGATTCATGTACCGCGTCGCCGAGCACGTCGCCGAGGACGTCGGTGCCGTGGGAATCGTCACCGGCGAGGCGATGGGGCAGAAATCGAGTCAGACGGCAGCGAACTTCGCCGTGGTCGACGGGGCGACGGCCCTCCCGATTCACCGCCCACTGTTCTCACTCGACAAGCAGGAGATCATCGCCCGGGCCCGCGAGATCGGCACCTACCGCGACTCGACGCTCGACGTGGGCTGTAATCGGCTCGCACCGAGTCAGCCGCTGACCGCGGCGCCCGCCGAGAGCGTCCGGAAGGACGAACCAGACGACCTGTTCGAGTGGGCGCGTGAGGTCGCCGACGCCGTCGAACGGCCGGCGGAGGTGGAGGCGTGA
- a CDS encoding DUF5804 family protein, producing the protein MTRVCIVGKDDVDVRLDLFSYETARRALATYDVRSPYENTVAVDTVSLGAAVSLLNDLNWYLVRLADEAFVLEPSISETEWLSRDLAAAVRDSEVRASETDARLKVYGVADGGLVEPMYVTRVQGERPDYDLRDVEETVVVRVAESEFQT; encoded by the coding sequence GTGACCCGCGTCTGCATCGTCGGCAAGGACGACGTCGACGTCCGCCTCGACCTCTTCTCCTACGAGACGGCACGGAGGGCGCTGGCCACCTACGACGTGCGCTCGCCGTACGAGAACACGGTCGCCGTCGACACGGTGAGTCTGGGAGCCGCCGTCTCTCTGCTGAACGACCTGAACTGGTATCTCGTCCGCCTCGCCGACGAGGCGTTCGTTCTCGAACCGTCTATCTCGGAGACCGAGTGGCTCTCCCGGGACCTCGCGGCCGCAGTCAGAGACAGCGAGGTACGGGCGTCCGAGACGGACGCGCGCCTGAAGGTGTACGGCGTCGCGGACGGCGGACTCGTCGAACCGATGTACGTCACGCGGGTCCAAGGAGAGCGTCCCGACTACGACCTCCGGGACGTCGAGGAGACGGTCGTCGTTCGGGTCGCCGAGTCGGAGTTCCAGACCTAG
- a CDS encoding PLP-dependent cysteine synthase family protein, with translation MKDSILDAIGSPLVRVPAPEGATIAAKLEGFNPGGSAKDRPAREMVLAAEREGLVQPGDRLVEATSGNTGIGLAVVAAARGYDLTIVMPQSMSEERKQLLRAYGADLELVDGDMTTANQRADELAEAVGGFRVSQFENPANPRAHYRTTAEEIIEQVEGREIDAFVAGVGTGGTITGTATRLLEEFPDMEVVAVEPAANAVLSTGESGSDDYQGMGPGFVSDLVDRDVIDRVETVALADAEAAVRELAREQGILVGQSSGAAYVTAWRVAERIAEPELNCPEVSFDAEDLADADVDEDALADGGDPYDDCPLVVTVFPDSGERYLSAGVFD, from the coding sequence ATGAAGGACAGCATACTGGACGCCATCGGGTCGCCACTCGTCCGCGTGCCGGCACCCGAGGGCGCGACCATCGCGGCCAAACTGGAGGGGTTCAACCCCGGCGGCTCCGCGAAGGACCGCCCGGCCCGCGAGATGGTGCTGGCCGCGGAACGCGAGGGCCTCGTCCAGCCCGGCGACCGCCTCGTGGAGGCGACCAGCGGCAACACCGGCATCGGGCTCGCCGTCGTCGCGGCGGCGCGCGGCTACGACCTCACCATCGTGATGCCCCAATCGATGTCCGAAGAGCGCAAGCAACTGCTGCGAGCGTACGGTGCCGACCTCGAACTCGTCGACGGCGACATGACGACCGCCAACCAGCGCGCGGACGAACTCGCCGAGGCGGTCGGTGGCTTCCGCGTCTCCCAGTTCGAGAACCCGGCGAACCCGCGAGCGCACTACCGGACGACCGCCGAAGAGATCATCGAACAGGTCGAGGGCCGCGAGATCGACGCGTTCGTCGCGGGCGTCGGCACGGGCGGGACGATAACCGGCACGGCGACGCGACTCCTCGAGGAGTTCCCCGACATGGAGGTCGTCGCCGTCGAGCCAGCGGCGAACGCCGTGCTCTCCACCGGCGAGTCGGGGAGCGACGACTACCAGGGGATGGGGCCCGGGTTCGTCAGCGACCTCGTCGACCGCGACGTCATCGACCGCGTGGAGACCGTCGCGCTCGCCGACGCGGAGGCCGCGGTCCGCGAACTGGCGCGCGAACAGGGGATCCTCGTCGGGCAGTCCAGCGGCGCCGCCTACGTCACCGCGTGGCGAGTCGCCGAGCGTATCGCCGAACCGGAACTCAACTGCCCGGAGGTCAGCTTCGACGCCGAGGACCTCGCGGACGCCGACGTCGACGAGGACGCGCTCGCGGACGGCGGCGACCCCTACGACGACTGCCCGCTCGTCGTCACCGTCTTCCCCGACTCCGGGGAGCGCTACCTCTCGGCGGGCGTCTTCGACTAG
- a CDS encoding DUF4260 domain-containing protein, producing the protein MATTRLLRLEGLAVFLAATGSFVALDGAWWLYLLLVLLPDLGMVGYLAGPRVGSWTYNAVHLYAGPLALAGAGLAFAVELAVLGGLVWAAHIGADRALGYGLKEPTGFGDTHLGSL; encoded by the coding sequence ATGGCGACGACTCGACTCCTCCGCCTGGAAGGGCTAGCGGTGTTCCTCGCGGCTACCGGCAGTTTCGTCGCACTCGACGGCGCGTGGTGGCTCTACCTCCTGCTCGTCCTCCTGCCGGACCTCGGCATGGTCGGCTACCTCGCCGGGCCGCGCGTCGGGTCGTGGACGTACAACGCGGTCCACCTCTACGCCGGCCCGCTCGCGCTCGCCGGTGCCGGACTGGCGTTCGCTGTCGAACTCGCAGTCCTCGGCGGACTCGTCTGGGCAGCCCACATCGGCGCGGACCGCGCCCTGGGGTACGGGCTCAAGGAACCGACCGGCTTCGGAGACACCCACCTCGGTAGCCTGTAG